In Candidatus Methanomethylicota archaeon, the following are encoded in one genomic region:
- a CDS encoding DNA double-strand break repair nuclease NurA — translation MPEFLDIYIKDLCLKANYLKSLYNLHGDRGLSEALGNYFGRYWVEFNFPKDSSVDFNVLAVDSSSRHLSTENGGLFYVARALGLTGSGDTYRRVDCGFDFCFTGDGSDFVGRVMEWLEHLTIMDALNSGFRGVILLDGSIYGRLSHVPLEFNLTSNKDFMIRYFDDLIKLMDLCRRFKVPLIGVSKGSASHFFRDFLLGLLAVDVGVKLGFDALSIKNYIFKVFDDRKNAANLLSGLPEDLKKIFMELIHRKPDFQLILRYAKSTGYTYPLLLNPPPRTIRAFKRAELSPIEFLKSAFPYSSISEDFVNWASGVVSKLHDLPAIISFHVLPSIGDTPMRVDVPAWFFDVDEKFIDFRWPEAVDVDVSPILKILSAGYCGLDNYNVWLTSVDRMVRLGRRVFEDMYLSKFEEIVNAKVTSRGYRRVRYP, via the coding sequence TTGCCTGAGTTCCTAGACATATATATTAAAGATTTATGTTTGAAGGCTAACTATCTTAAAAGTCTCTATAATCTTCATGGAGATCGTGGTTTAAGTGAAGCTTTAGGCAACTATTTTGGTAGATATTGGGTTGAATTCAATTTTCCAAAGGATTCAAGTGTGGATTTCAATGTTTTGGCTGTGGATAGTAGTTCTAGGCATTTGAGTACTGAGAATGGAGGGCTTTTCTATGTGGCTAGGGCTTTGGGTTTAACTGGATCTGGGGATACATATCGTAGGGTTGATTGTGGATTTGATTTCTGTTTTACTGGTGATGGTAGTGATTTTGTTGGTAGGGTTATGGAGTGGTTGGAGCATCTAACGATCATGGATGCTTTGAATTCTGGTTTTAGGGGTGTTATTCTCCTTGATGGGTCAATATATGGTAGGCTTTCACATGTACCATTGGAATTCAATTTAACCAGTAACAAGGATTTCATGATCAGATATTTTGATGATCTAATTAAGCTTATGGATTTATGTAGGAGGTTCAAAGTTCCATTGATTGGTGTTAGTAAGGGTAGTGCATCCCACTTCTTTAGAGACTTCCTATTGGGATTGTTGGCTGTGGATGTTGGTGTTAAGCTTGGTTTTGATGCCCTTTCAATTAAGAATTATATTTTCAAAGTTTTTGATGATAGGAAGAATGCTGCAAACCTTTTAAGTGGGCTTCCAGAGGATTTGAAGAAGATTTTTATGGAATTGATCCATAGGAAACCGGATTTCCAACTCATACTTAGATATGCCAAGTCCACTGGCTACACGTATCCGCTACTACTCAATCCCCCTCCAAGGACTATTAGGGCATTCAAGCGTGCTGAGTTGAGTCCAATTGAATTCTTGAAGTCTGCTTTCCCCTACTCCTCAATTTCAGAGGATTTTGTTAATTGGGCTTCTGGGGTAGTTTCTAAGCTTCACGATCTTCCAGCCATAATATCCTTCCACGTCCTTCCATCTATTGGGGATACTCCAATGAGGGTTGATGTCCCCGCATGGTTTTTCGATGTTGATGAGAAATTCATTGATTTTAGGTGGCCTGAAGCTGTTGACGTTGATGTTAGCCCCATACTCAAAATTTTATCTGCTGGTTATTGTGGTTTAGATAATTATAATGTTTGGCTTACAAGTGTTGATAGAATGGTTAGGCTTGGTAGGAGGGTTTTTGAGGATATGTATCTATCTAAATTTGAGGAAATTGTTAATGCTAAGGTGACTTCGAGGGGGTATAGGCGTGTCAGATATCCATGA